CCACCACCACCGCCACGGCCGCCGCCACCGCCGCCGCCGCGCGTCGACACGAGTGTGCCGGGGTTGGCTGCCGGCTCATCGGTCCTGAAGCGCGCGAGCGTATAGCGCTGCTCCGGCTCCTTCAAGGCGACGGCGACTTCGACGGTGTTTTGCCCGGCTGTCTCCCGGAAGAAGATCGTCTGCATGTCCGGTGAGTACCGCACGCCATTCATGCGCGTGTTGTTCTCGAAGATAACCTTGGCGCCCTTCTCGGCGAACGGCGGCGCCCACTGATACAGGCGATCCTTGCGCTGCAGCGCCTGACCTCGTCCTGCCCCTCCAGCCTGATCGCCGCCGGCACCCGCGCCGCCTCGTCCCGCGCGACCGCCGCCGGCTCGTCCTGATCCGCCCGCACCGGCTGGTGCCGGCTCCTGCTCGAGGTAGGTGAGGCCCTGACTATCGGCGCGCCACGCCAGCTCACGCTTGCCCTGCTGGCTGCCACGACCGGTCGGCGGCTCCGACGGATCCGGTGCGGTCGCGTCCTGCGTGCCGAGGTCCAGCGGCCTGTCGGTCACCTTCGCCAGCCCCTTACCTTCGACATCCCAGACTTCCTCGACCTGGCCGAAGTTACCCACCGGCACGATGTACGAGAACGGCCTGGTCATGGTCGTGACGCGCAAGAACTTGCCATCCGGTGAGGCATCGATCGCGCGGATCATCGCCGGCTGACCGATCTTCTTCACATTCTTTGCTGCCGCGGGTTTGCCCTTCGCAGCAGGCGCCACCGGGGTCTGCACGTCGATCCACACGAGCTGTCCGGTGGTATGCCATTCGAGCAGCGCAAACTCGTACGGCGTGGACATCAGGCTCGGGAACGTCCGCAGCCGGTTCTTGTCGGTCCCTTCGCTGACCTTCACTTCAGGACCGCTCGGCGCCACCGGAGGCACGGGCATGGGCTTGCGTCCATCCGGAATGAGGACGGTGGCAATCTGCTTGCTGTCGTCAGTGAACTCGAAGCTCGACACGAGCGTCGCCAGCACGGGTGTGGTCGTCACCTGCCGTGCCTTGTTGGTCGCGACATCGGTGATCCAGATGTGCGTGGCATCGTCGGTATGGACGTAGTACGCGATGCTCTTCCCATCTGGCGACCACACGGCGTTCGACACGCGCGCGTTGGGCGGGGTCTGGATCGCCTTCTTCGTGCCGTCGGCCGCCGACGTGATCTGGATGCCAACGTTGTTGCTGATGGTCAGCGAGCGCACGCGATTGGCCTTGAAGTCGATGAAGACGCCCCCGAGTTCATGGAACGGCTTCGAAAACGTGGACATCGGCACCGGGCCGTCGCCGATCTGGCTGAGGAACCACTTCTTGTCCTGGCTCGCGTTGCCGAGCGTCACATTCTGCCAGCGCGGCGCGAGCACGGCCGGCGCCAATTCGGGCGGCGGCGTCGCGTAGGATTCCTGCGAGAGGATCTGGTCCGCCCAGCTGAGCGGCTTCTTTGGCGGCTCCGGCGCCTTTTCGGGCGCCTTCGGAGCGGCTTGCGGAGTTGCGGTAACCGGTTTCTGTCCTGCAGGCTGCGTCGGTATGACGACCGGCTTCTGCGCCGTTGGCGGCGCGGCGACCGCCGGTTTCTGCGGTGGCGCTGTCGTGGTCGCCTGCGCGAACATCGGCAGCTGGAAAACCGTGAGAACGAGGATGAGGGAAACGGCCAGTGCGAAGCGCTTCGCGAGGTGGCCTGAGCCGATTGGCCCGCGTGTCGACATGATGCCTCCGTGGCGTGGTTCTGTGTGTGTCAAGCGGTCGCGACACTGATCCCGGCAGGCCCGGGTCGTGGCGAGACGTGGCAAGATACACCCCCGGGCCTTCCCGTGTCGAGGGCAAGGGACTCATGTGAGACCGAACAGGTGTTCGGACTTGCCCGCGCCAAACGCGCCCGGACTGGCCTATAATCGGCCGTCTCACCCCTGATGTTCTGGAGGCTACCTGTGATGAAACGCTTACGAGTGATTGGTCTCGGCGCGGTGATTGCCCTTATCCTGGCCATTGCCGGCCAGACGCTGGCTGGCGCCGGCCAGCAGGCGGCGCCGGCCAAGCCGGCAGGCTCGCCGTTCGACACGCTCCATTTCCGTGCCATCGGCCCCGCGTCGATGTCCGGCCGCATCGCCGATGTCGCCGTCTACGAGGCCAACCCCGCAATCTACTACGTGGGCGCGTCGCATGGCGGCGTGTGGAAGACCACCAACAACGGCACGACGTTCGAAGCCCAGTTCCAGGATCAGGGCCTGATGTCGATTGGCGATGTCACCGTGTCTCAGAGCAACCCGGACCTGGTCTGGGTCGGTACCGGCGAATCGAACAATCGCCAGAGCGGCTCGTGGGGTGACGGCGTCTACAGGTCGACCGACGGCGGGAAGACGTGGGTCAACATGGGGCTGCGCACGTCGCGGCACATCAACCGCATCCTCATCGATCCGCGCGATAACAACACCGTGTTTGTGGCGGCCACCGGAAGCTTGTGGGGCCCGGGTGGCGAGCGCGGCGTGTACAAGACGACGGACGCCGGCAAGACGTGGAAGCAGGTGCTGAAGGTCGACGACGACACCGGCGCGAACGACCTGGCAATGGACGCGGCCAACAGCAGGATCCTGTACGCGTCGATGTATCAGCGTCGCCGCACGGCGTGCTGCATGAACGGCGGTGGCCCGGGCAGTGGCCTCTTCAAGTCGACTGATGGCGGAGAGACCTGGACAAAGGCGAAGGGCGGCTTGCCCGAGGGCGCATTGGGACGCATCGCGCTTGATGTCTACCGACGCCGGCCCAACATCCTCTATGCCCTGATCGAGGGCCCCTCGCCGGCGGGCGGTGGACGCGGAGCCGGTGGTGGGGGTGGTACCGGAGCGCAGGCTGGCACTCCCGCCGGGGCGCCGCCTGGCGCGGCGGGTGGCCCGCCTTCGCCTGCGGCTACGGCGGGGCAAGCCGGCGAGGAAGGTCCCGGCCCGCAGGCTGGAGGCGGTGGCGGCGGACGCGGCATGGCCACGGGCGTCAACACCGCCACGGCGACCGGCCTCTACCGCTCGGATGACAGCGGGGCGACGTGGCGCAAGGTCAATAACGTCAACCCGCGGCCGATGTACTTCAGCCAGGTCCGCATCGACCCGAACGATCCCGACGTGCTGTTCCTCGGTGGCGTCGACCTGCATTTGTCGACCGACGGCGGAAAGACCGTCAACACGGCCGCCGCGTCGCGCATCCACTCGGATCATCACGCGATCTGGATCGATCCCTTGAATTCCAGTCACGTCCTGATTGGCAACGACGGCGGCCTGGCCGTGTCGTACGACGCGTCGAAGACATGGAATTTCCTGCCGAACCTGCCCGTCGGGCTCTTCTATCACGTGAGCTTCGACATGGCGATCCCGTACAACGTGTGCGGCGGCATGCAGGACAACTACGACTGGTGCGGACCGAGCGCCGTGCGCGGCAACGCCGGCATCGCCAATCATCACTGGGCCACGGTCCAGGGCGGCGACGGCTTCGTCGTGCTGCAGGACCCGACCGACCCGCGCGTGATTTACAGCGAGTCGCAGGATGGCAACATCGTGCGCATCGATCGGGTGACATTCGAGTCGATGCAGATTCGGCCGCAGGCCGCGCCAGGCGAGCCCCCGCTGCGCTGGCAGTGGGACACGCCGGTCACGTTGTCGCCCCACGACCCGAAGGTCGTCTACGCGCCGGCCAACAGGGTGTGGCGCTCGAACGACAAGGGCCTCACCTTCACCGCCATCAGCCCCGATCTGACCAGCGGCGCGAGCCGTGACGACATCGTGACGATGGGCGTGAAGGGCAGCGAGATTACGATTTCGAGAAACGACGGCATCGTGGCATGGCCGACGATCACCACGTTCGCGGAGTCGCCGAAGAAGGCGGGCCTGCTCTACGTGGGCACCGACGACGGGCGGCTCGCTGTCACGAAGGATGCCGGCAAGGCGTGGGCGCAGGTCATCGACAAGGTGCCTGGCCTGCCCAAGGGCATCTACGTGTCGAAGGTCGCACCGTCGCGGTTCGACGAGAACACGGTCTACGCGACGTTTGACGGCCACCGCCAGAACGACTTCGAGACGTACATCTACGCGAGCAACGACGCCGGACAAACGTGGCGGTCGGCGAACGCCAACCTGAAAGGCGAAGTGGCGCGGACGCTGACCGAAGATTTGAAGAACCCGGACGTGCTGTATCTCGGCACGGAGACCGGTTTGTTCGTGTCGATCGATCGCGCGAAAAGCTGGATGCGCATCAGGTCGAATTTTCCCACCGTGCGGGTTGACGAGATTACGCTGCACCCGCGCGACAACGCGATGCTGATTGCGACGCACGGGCGGGCGATCTGGATTCTCGATCATCTCGAGCCTATCCAGGAGTTGGCGGCGGCACAGGCCGCGGCAGCCGACGCCAAGCTGTTCACACCGCCGCCGTTCTCAATGTACCGGCGGCCGGCCAGTGATCGCAACTATGAGTTCTGGGGCGATCAAACGTTCTTTGGCGAGAACCCGCCGCCGGCGGCGGTCATCTCCTGGTTCCTCAAGAAGCAGGCCGGCGACGTGAAGTTGAAGATCACGGATGCGGCCGGCAAGGACGTGCGTGAAATCTCCGGGCAGGTCCTCGCCAACAGCAACAAGCCGGGCATGCAGGCGGCGTGCTGGGATCTGCGCGTGCAGCCGCTCCCGGCGACGGCGG
This window of the Acidobacteriota bacterium genome carries:
- a CDS encoding prolyl oligopeptidase family serine peptidase; translation: MSTRGPIGSGHLAKRFALAVSLILVLTVFQLPMFAQATTTAPPQKPAVAAPPTAQKPVVIPTQPAGQKPVTATPQAAPKAPEKAPEPPKKPLSWADQILSQESYATPPPELAPAVLAPRWQNVTLGNASQDKKWFLSQIGDGPVPMSTFSKPFHELGGVFIDFKANRVRSLTISNNVGIQITSAADGTKKAIQTPPNARVSNAVWSPDGKSIAYYVHTDDATHIWITDVATNKARQVTTTPVLATLVSSFEFTDDSKQIATVLIPDGRKPMPVPPVAPSGPEVKVSEGTDKNRLRTFPSLMSTPYEFALLEWHTTGQLVWIDVQTPVAPAAKGKPAAAKNVKKIGQPAMIRAIDASPDGKFLRVTTMTRPFSYIVPVGNFGQVEEVWDVEGKGLAKVTDRPLDLGTQDATAPDPSEPPTGRGSQQGKRELAWRADSQGLTYLEQEPAPAGAGGSGRAGGGRAGRGGAGAGGDQAGGAGRGQALQRKDRLYQWAPPFAEKGAKVIFENNTRMNGVRYSPDMQTIFFRETAGQNTVEVAVALKEPEQRYTLARFRTDEPAANPGTLVSTRGGGGGGGRGGGGGGGGRGGAGGGSGPVMMSADNTSVYYQGTTYDKNPDQVGPKTFIDKVAIKNGEKKRLFEGDNKDAFESVTTVIDPEAGRFVVERQSPTQVPQFFLVDGAARKQLTENKDLFPDLTSAPKQRVMVERADGVKFAVSVMLPPDWKPGGPKPPAIFWLYPREFTDQDAIDRPDRTFNKNAFQNFNARSMQFFVRMGYAVVVDSPGALPIVGPANQQNNNYVNDLRNSLSAMIDELDRRGLVDRTRLAIGGHSYGAFTTVNAMVHTPFFKAGIAGDGAYNRTLTPIGFQSERRDLWEAPNVYLGMSPFLYANNLTGALLMYHNLHDQNVGTDPTNSIRLHHALNGLGKTSSLYLYPFEDHGPVARETLLDLWARWSAWLDKYVKNPVKVEKKPAPAEPIEKQ